From one Streptomyces chromofuscus genomic stretch:
- the ruvA gene encoding Holliday junction branch migration protein RuvA, producing MIAFVSGTVAALAPDTAVVEVGGVGMAVQCTPDTLSKLRVGHPAKLATSLVVREDSLTLYGFADDDERQVFELLQTASGVGPRLAQAMLAVHTPDALRRAVATGDEKALTAVPGIGKKGAQKLLLELKDRLGAPVGAPAVGAPVSNGWRDQLHAALIGLGYATREADEAVAAVTPQAEAAEGTPQVGQLLKAALQTLNRAR from the coding sequence ATGATCGCCTTCGTCAGCGGCACGGTCGCCGCCCTCGCTCCCGACACCGCGGTGGTCGAGGTCGGCGGCGTCGGCATGGCCGTGCAGTGCACGCCCGACACGCTGTCGAAGCTCCGTGTCGGCCACCCCGCCAAGCTCGCCACCTCCCTCGTCGTCCGGGAGGACTCGCTGACGCTGTACGGCTTCGCGGACGACGACGAGCGCCAGGTCTTCGAACTGCTGCAGACCGCGAGCGGGGTCGGCCCCCGGCTCGCCCAGGCCATGCTCGCCGTGCACACCCCGGACGCCCTGCGCCGCGCCGTCGCGACCGGCGACGAGAAGGCGCTCACCGCCGTTCCCGGCATCGGCAAGAAGGGCGCGCAGAAGCTCCTGCTGGAGCTGAAGGACCGCCTGGGCGCGCCCGTCGGCGCCCCCGCCGTGGGAGCCCCGGTCAGCAACGGCTGGCGCGACCAGCTGCACGCCGCGTTGATCGGCCTGGGATACGCCACCCGCGAGGCCGACGAGGCGGTCGCCGCCGTCACGCCGCAGGCGGAGGCCGCCGAGGGCACGCCTCAAGTGGGCCAGCTGCTGAAGGCGGCCCTGCAGACGCTGAACCGAGCGCGCTGA